Genomic window (Leisingera methylohalidivorans DSM 14336):
GCGCTGTTCGGAAAGACGCTGGACTAAGCAGAGCTCCATTTGCCCCAGATCAAAGACTTAGGCGTTTGGCCTGCTGTTTGCTATGCTGAGGCAGCGAATAGAAGGAATGGAGCAATGCTGGAGATCTCAGCCCGAAAGGTGGCACAGGTGGCGATGATGGCCCGTGAACTGGGCCGGGCTGAGGGGGAACTGCGCGCCTTCATAAACCGCATGGGAGAAGATCAGCAGTCGGAATTAGTAGGTATCATGTGGGTCGGCCGCGGCAGTTTCGAGCCGGAAGAGCTGGGCGAGGCAATTTACACCGCCCGGCAGGAAGCGACAACGCCGACCGTCGATTACCTGCTCGGGACGCCGCATCTGGCTGACAATCTGGAAGCCGGCCTGGAGGCGCTGGGAATAGATGTGAACGATGTTGAGGACGATGTGATCGGCCGCTAGGGGCCGCGCTGGTCTGCACTGCAAAAGGGCGCCGCGATCCGGCGCCCTTCGTTGTTTCACGCATCCATCAGGCCTTGCTGTCGACGACCTCAAGGTGCTGAGCCAGTTTGCCGATCTCGCCCATCCATTTTTCGACCAGGCCCTGGTCGCTGGGTGCGGCGTGAACGCCGGCAGCGATCTTGCCGTTCATGGCAGCCTCGATGGCAAAGGACACCGGATAGGAAACCAGACGCGCCATTGCGGTGCCGCGCGCGTCACCCCAGGCGTCCATCACATAAGTCTTGTGCCAGACCTCGGCGCCGTCTTTCTCGGCCTTCAGGCCGACGCAGAGCACCACCCGGTCCGGCTCGCCCTCGTCATAGGCGTTTTCGGTCCAGAACTGATCCGACATCTCCTTGAGGCGGGCGTCGCCTTCGGGGCCGGTGAGGGTTTCGACCTCCTTGAACACATCCGCCCAGGCATCGGCCCAGCCGTTCAGGCGCAGGGTGCCGCGAACGAATTCTTTTACCTTCCAGTCCTCGCCGAACTCGTACTGGCCCATGAAGGGGATCGAGTCGCGGTTCGGGTAGACTTCGAAGCTTTCGGGGGTGGGCAGCGGCGCGTTGTAGGAGGAGATTGCGTCCCAGGGGCGGGCGACGTCCAGTTCTTTGAAGTCGCGGATCGATTTTGACGGTGACCGCAGCGCCTTCAGAACGCCCAGCGGCGACCAGCTGAATTTGTAGCGGAACGGGTTCGGGGTTTTGGGGATGCCGCCGCAATAGGAGATGAAGCTGATCTCGTTTTCCGCGTCAAAGGCTTGCGATGCTTTGTAATCCGCCACCAGCGCATGCGCCATAAGGTGGTCGATGCCGGGATCCAGGCCGACCTCATTAATCAGGCAGACGCCGGCATCTTTGGCCCTTTGGTCCAGCGCGCGCATTTCCGGCGCGATGTAGGAGGAGGAAACGAAATGCGCACCATGCTCAATCGCCAGCTCCGCCAGCGGCACATGCCAGTCGCCCGGCAGCATGGAGACGATCACGTCTTTCGGGCTCAGCATCTGGCCCAGGTTGGCGAGGCTGAAAGCGTGAATGTTGGTGGTCAGGTCGCCGACGGCTTCGCGTGCCTTGTCAGTGGTCCGGTTCCAGACCGCCACGTCATGGCCCGCCTCCAATAGGCGGCGCAGGCCGGGAATGGCAGAGAGGCCGGTGCCGCACCAGTGAATTGTCATCAGATGTCTCCCTAGGTCGTCGCGCTTGGGGGAGCGCTGGAAAATCAAGTGTTTTGCCCGACCGCCCCCAAGGGCGGGCACTTCGTTTCCGCCCGCAGCCGGGTGCTGCCCTGGCAGTGTTACGGCAAATGCTGTTCGAAAACAGCCTTGGCCCGGCCCCAGACGCCGCTGTTTAGATCGGTCAGGGTCTGCAGCGAGGGCAGCAGCTGGGCGGCGTAATCTTCCGAGCTTTCCAGCGGCAGCATCGATGGCAGGTTGTCGATTGCCGTCACGTCCAGCACCGGGTTGCCGGCTACGCGCAAGGCAGGCTGTTCCCAGGAGGTCGCGCGGTCATAGACCGGCACCGGGTTGTAGTCACTGTCCGGATCGCAAGCGACATCACCGATGGCGGTCAGCTTGCGGTCTGCGCTCAGCGCTTCGCGCGGGACAAAGACAGGTGTGCCGGGGCGAGCGAAGATGCAGTTCAGGAACAGGTCATGGGCCAGGATTTCCGGGAAGGGGCCGCCGTTTGCGGTTTCGGCCATGTCCCACTTTGTGACCTTCACATCCATCTCCTCGCAGAGGTCAGCGGCACCGGTTCCAACCCGGCCAAGCGCGCCGATGACGATGGCGGTAGGACGGCCGTTGTTCAGCGCATCGAGTTCCAACCCGAGATCTGCCAGCAAGGCATCCTTGCCGCCGTAGACGCCAACCGGGCCGCAGAGTTCTCCGCGCTGCTGGGCAGCCCAGGCTTTCAGTGTGACTGCCGCGCCGGCATAGCCCGCCCAATAGCCAAAGGCAGCAACCCGGCGGCCGGTCTCATCGACCAGATACTCCAGATCATAGAGCGTGCCGCCGCCAGCCTTGAACCGTTCCAGCAGCGCCTTGCCGGAATGCTGACCCTTGAAGGCATGGCCGAACATAATGTGGCGGTGCGGCAGCGGGGTGCCGTCCTCGGGCAGCTCCTTGAGGCCGAAGATGATCGCATCCGCTGGCGCCTGAGGCCAGGAATTTTCCGGCGCAATTTCGCAGCCTGCATCAATGTAGCCCTGCAGCGGGACCGCCCGCACTGAGCTCTCTTCTACCGTGACCTTGATGCCGCCTGACAGCAGTGCCCTGGCGCCTTCGGGGGTCAGGCCCACCCGCTCCTCATTCGGGCGCTGTTCGGCCCGTACCCACAGATGCGTCATCGTCGTGTCCTTCAAAGCATTTCCTTGGCATAGACTGCGCGGATCGACTCGCGCTGCTCCATTGCCGTCATGAAGTTCTGGATTTTGGGGAAGCTGTCCACTTTCACCCCGTCACCCGCCAGCCAAGTGCAGATCACATAGAGGTAGCAATCGGCGAGGCTGACCGTATCGCCCAGCACAAAGGGTCCGCGCAGGCCGGCTTGGCTGATGTACTCGCAGGAGGCCGTCATGGTCTGCGGCACCTTGGCCTGCATGTCCTTGTAGCTGGAGGTCTTGCTGGCCCAGCGGGCGCCGCGCCGCATATGGGCGTGGTTCACATGCATGGTCGAGGCGAGGTAGAACATCACCTCGCGCATCCGCGCCTGCAGCACCGGGTCCTGCGGGCGCAAGCCGGCTTCCGGCGCCATATCGGCGATATACTCCAGCAGCGCGCCAGTTTCGGTCAGGATGCCGCCCTCAACCGCCAGGGCGGGCACCCGGCCCTTGGGGTTGATCTGGGCATAGGCCGGACCGGTCTGTTCCTTGGCGGCAAAGTCGATCTTTACCGCCTCGTATTCCATCCCGGCTTCTTCCAGTGCGATGGCCACGGCCACGGAAATTGTGGTGGGGGCGTAATAAAGCTGCATGTCTTTTCCTCCCTTTCGGTCGTTCAAAGATGTGTTTGGGCAAAATGCCGGTCCGGGGCTTCCAGATGCGGCACCGCGTTGAACAGAACCGGGCTGAGGTGGCCGCCGATCGGGAACAGACGGTGCATCGAGGTGTTCATGATCGCCAGCGCAAGCCGGGCCATGCCCGCGGTGTCCAGCCCCATCGCCTGCCGCAGTGCCATCGAGATCAGCCCGCCGGAGGTGACCACAAGTGCGGGGCCGTCGCCTGCAGCGATTTCTTTCAGCGCTGCTTGGGTTCGGGTCTCGAAACTGGCCCAGCTTTCGTAGGGTTCGGCGATTTCGTCTTTAGCCCAAGCGGCAAAAACCTTGGGCAAATGATCGACAAAGCCCTCGCGCTCTTCCGGAATGGCCAAGCCGATCTGGTCACGCATCGCCTCGGCGAGGGTGAAATACTCCATCTCGTTCAGGCGCGGGTCCTGCACCACATCGGTGCAGCCCATCGAGGAGGCGGTTTCGATATGGCGGGTGAGGGTACCGCAATAGACGCGGGGGTGATGACTGTCAGTGGCCCGCAGATGGTTCCCCAGCCAGGCCGCCTGCTGGTGGCCCAGATCGCTGAGCCGGTCATAGCTGGCTTCGTCCCGGGCGCTGGTATTGGCCTGGCCGTGGCGGATCAGCGTGATGTGGGACATGGGCAGGCGGCTCCGTTGTTTCCGGTGAAGTCTTAGGGGAGGTTCAGGGGAGAGGGAAGACCGGGTTGGGAATTGGCCTTATCAAATTCATTGAGGGCTGAATGAACTTGGCGCATTGTGCAGTGGTCATTTTGGAGACCCGCATGCCCCTAGATCCTCAGCGTTTTCTTGATGATTTGCATATGTTGCGCAGCTTTGGCGCATCCGGCGTTGGCAAAGGAGTGGTGCGGCAGGCCTATTCCGAGGCAGACATCGCAGCGCGGAAATGGCTGGCCGGACGGATGACAGAGGCCGGGCTGGAACCGCATTTCGACCCGCTTGGAAATTTGTTCGGTCTGGCCGCAGGGCGGAGCCTTCTGGTGGGGTCGCACAGCGACAGCCAGCCCGAGGGCGGCTGGCTGGACGGCGCGCTGGGGGTGGTGGCCGGGCTGGAGATCGCCCGCGCGTCCAGGGAGGCTGGCGGCCCGCTCATTTCCTGCGTCAGCTTTCAGGATGAGGAGGGACGGTTCGGGGTGCTGACCGGGTCCGATGTCTGGACCGGCAAACTGGCGCTGGATGCAGCGGATGGGTTCACTGACAGCGCTGGCAATACCCTTGCCGGGATGCGGGCGCAGATGGCGGAGCTGACGGGAAGTTTCCTGCCGCATGAGCGGTTCAGCGGCTTTTTGGAAATGCATATCGAGCAAGGCCCCTATCTGGAGGAAACCGGGCTGGGGATTGGGGTGGTGACCGATATCGTTGGCATCCGGGACATGCGGATCACGTTTTCGGGGCGGCAGAACCACGCAGGCACCACGCCGATGCACCTGCGCCGGGACGCGTT
Coding sequences:
- a CDS encoding saccharopine dehydrogenase family protein, giving the protein MTIHWCGTGLSAIPGLRRLLEAGHDVAVWNRTTDKAREAVGDLTTNIHAFSLANLGQMLSPKDVIVSMLPGDWHVPLAELAIEHGAHFVSSSYIAPEMRALDQRAKDAGVCLINEVGLDPGIDHLMAHALVADYKASQAFDAENEISFISYCGGIPKTPNPFRYKFSWSPLGVLKALRSPSKSIRDFKELDVARPWDAISSYNAPLPTPESFEVYPNRDSIPFMGQYEFGEDWKVKEFVRGTLRLNGWADAWADVFKEVETLTGPEGDARLKEMSDQFWTENAYDEGEPDRVVLCVGLKAEKDGAEVWHKTYVMDAWGDARGTAMARLVSYPVSFAIEAAMNGKIAAGVHAAPSDQGLVEKWMGEIGKLAQHLEVVDSKA
- a CDS encoding hydantoinase/carbamoylase family amidase, producing the protein MPLDPQRFLDDLHMLRSFGASGVGKGVVRQAYSEADIAARKWLAGRMTEAGLEPHFDPLGNLFGLAAGRSLLVGSHSDSQPEGGWLDGALGVVAGLEIARASREAGGPLISCVSFQDEEGRFGVLTGSDVWTGKLALDAADGFTDSAGNTLAGMRAQMAELTGSFLPHERFSGFLEMHIEQGPYLEETGLGIGVVTDIVGIRDMRITFSGRQNHAGTTPMHLRRDAFQALSAFNAALNSRFANVVTPATVWTIGHVALHPNASSVVPGCVEFSMQWRDADAERLAWMETLVKETAREIAADHGVTAELGPVMGIEPAAMDTRFQAELEAAAEVSAPGKWRKMPSGALHDAANLATVMPAGMLFVPSTGGISHAFDEDTPEADLVLGLQVLDRAARGLAV
- a CDS encoding histidine phosphatase family protein yields the protein MSHITLIRHGQANTSARDEASYDRLSDLGHQQAAWLGNHLRATDSHHPRVYCGTLTRHIETASSMGCTDVVQDPRLNEMEYFTLAEAMRDQIGLAIPEEREGFVDHLPKVFAAWAKDEIAEPYESWASFETRTQAALKEIAAGDGPALVVTSGGLISMALRQAMGLDTAGMARLALAIMNTSMHRLFPIGGHLSPVLFNAVPHLEAPDRHFAQTHL
- a CDS encoding glutathione S-transferase family protein, producing MQLYYAPTTISVAVAIALEEAGMEYEAVKIDFAAKEQTGPAYAQINPKGRVPALAVEGGILTETGALLEYIADMAPEAGLRPQDPVLQARMREVMFYLASTMHVNHAHMRRGARWASKTSSYKDMQAKVPQTMTASCEYISQAGLRGPFVLGDTVSLADCYLYVICTWLAGDGVKVDSFPKIQNFMTAMEQRESIRAVYAKEML
- a CDS encoding saccharopine dehydrogenase; amino-acid sequence: MTHLWVRAEQRPNEERVGLTPEGARALLSGGIKVTVEESSVRAVPLQGYIDAGCEIAPENSWPQAPADAIIFGLKELPEDGTPLPHRHIMFGHAFKGQHSGKALLERFKAGGGTLYDLEYLVDETGRRVAAFGYWAGYAGAAVTLKAWAAQQRGELCGPVGVYGGKDALLADLGLELDALNNGRPTAIVIGALGRVGTGAADLCEEMDVKVTKWDMAETANGGPFPEILAHDLFLNCIFARPGTPVFVPREALSADRKLTAIGDVACDPDSDYNPVPVYDRATSWEQPALRVAGNPVLDVTAIDNLPSMLPLESSEDYAAQLLPSLQTLTDLNSGVWGRAKAVFEQHLP
- a CDS encoding DUF3775 domain-containing protein → MLEISARKVAQVAMMARELGRAEGELRAFINRMGEDQQSELVGIMWVGRGSFEPEELGEAIYTARQEATTPTVDYLLGTPHLADNLEAGLEALGIDVNDVEDDVIGR